Proteins encoded together in one Centropristis striata isolate RG_2023a ecotype Rhode Island chromosome 6, C.striata_1.0, whole genome shotgun sequence window:
- the slc25a18 gene encoding mitochondrial glutamate carrier 1, with amino-acid sequence MAEKKVSSLPAKLINGGVAGLVGVTCVFPIDLAKTRLQNQQGVQVYKGMLDCLTKTVRSEGYFGCYRGAAVNLTLVTPEKAIKLAANDVFRQKLSKDGHLPLWGEVLAGCGAGTCQVVVTTPMEMLKIQLQDAGRLAAQRPVQTPAQTAAPGPAPSLVAPPPAPAGRSPPPRASATGITVELLKTRGLAGLYRGAGATLMRDVPFSMIYFPLFANLNALGHEKVGDVQARAPFWQSFMAGCTAGSVAAVAVTPLDVIKTRLQTLQKGEGEDTYRGIVDCTRRIMMREGPSAFLKGATCRALVIAPLFGIAQGVYFLGVGEALLGLLE; translated from the exons ATGGCGGAGAAGAAAGTTAG CAGCCTCCCTGCTAAGCTGATTAATGGGGGCGTGGCAGGCCTGGTTGGTGTGACATGTGTATTTCCTATTGACCTCGCCAAGACCCGCCTACAGAACCAGCAGGGCGTCCAAGTCTACAAAGGAAT gcTCGACTGTCTGACAAAGACGGTGCGCTCAGAGGGCTATTTTGGATGCTACAGAG GTGCAGCGGTGAACCTCACTCTTGTTACACCAGAAAAAGCCATCAAGCTGGCTGCCAATGATGTCTTCAGACAGAAGCTTTCGAAGGATGG GCATTTGCCCCTATGGGGGGAGGTTCTGGCAGGGTGTGGGGCCGGGACCTGTCAGGTGGTAGTCACCACTCCCATGGAGATGCTTAAGATCCAGCTGCAGGATGCAGGAAGGCTCG CTGCCCAGAGGCCTGTTCAGACCCCCGCTCAGACAGCTGCCCctggtcctgctccatcactgGTGGCCCCCCCACCAGCACCAGCAGGGCGGAGCCCCCCACCCCGGGCCTCGGCCACCGGCATCACTGTGGAGCTGTTGAAGACCCGTGGGCTGGCTGGCCTCTACAGGGGGGCAGGAGCTACCTTAATGAG GGATGTCCCTTTCTCAATGATTTACTTCCCACTGTTTGCCAACCTAAACGCACTGGGCCATGAAAAAGTGGGTGACGTGCAGGCCAGGGCGCCATTCTGGCAGTCCTTTATGGCAGGCTGCACCGCGGGCTCTGTGGCAGCTGTGGCTGTAACACCACTGGATG TTATAAAGACTCGTCTGCAGACTTTGCAAAAAGGCGAGGGGGAGGACACATACAGAGGAATAGTTGACTGCACACG GCGTATCATGATGCGGGAGGGCCCATCAGCTTTCCTGAAGGGTGCAACATGTCGCGCTCTGGTCATCGCTCCTCTATTTGGCATTGCGCAGGGTGTCTACTTTCTCGGGGTAGGGGAGGCTCTGCTAGGTTTGCTGGAATAG